GATTCTTAAAGAAGTTCATGGAAGACAAGTATGGTAAGATTGAGGCTGCCGATAGAATCTACGTAACCACTGACAAGTCTAAAGGTGCTTTAAAACAGCTCGCCGAAGATGAAGGTTATGAGAGTTTTGTCGTGCCTGATGATGTTGGAGGAAGATACTCAGTGCTTACCGCAGTTGGACTTCTACCGATAGCTGCTGCGGGCATCGATATAGATGAACTTATGAAAGGTGCAAAAGTTGCTCAAACTGAGTACCTGGTTGAAGATCCTGATAATAATGCAGTTAGATATGCAATTGCAAGAAAGCTATTATATGATGGAGGCAAAGATATAGAGATACTGGTTAATTATGAACCGGGACTTCATTATATTGCAGAGTGGTGGAAACAGTTGTTTGGGGAATCAGAGGGTAAGGATGGGAAGGGAATTTACCCTGCGTCTGCCGGATTTACAACTGATTTACACTCTCTAGGTCAGCTGATTCAAGATGGTAAACGTAATTTGTTTGAAACAGTTATCAATATAGAAAAACCAAGATTTGATTTAAAGATTTTGGAAGATTCTGAAAATTTAGATGGTCTTAATTATCTTGCCGGAAAAACTGTTGATTATGTAAACAAAAAAGCCATTGAAGGAACTCTTATGGCTCATGTGGACGGTGGCGTGCCAAATTTAAGGATTACAATACCTGAACTCAATGAGTATAATCTAGGAAAATTACTATACTTCTTTATGGTTAGTTGCGGTATCTCAGGATACCTAAATGAAGTAAATCCTTTCGATCAACCGGGAGTTGAAGCATATAAGAAGAATATGTTTAAACTTTTAGGTAAACCGGGAGTTAATTAATAGTGAAGAGATTAATATTAGCAAGTAAATCACCCCGCAGAAAAGAGCTGTTAGCTCTCTGCGGGTTTGATTTTAGTACTGTACCGGCAGACATAGATGAAGAAAAAATAACCGATAGCATCTTAAGAGATATTAATAATGAAAACAGGTTTAGTGAACTGGTGATGGAGCTTTCGTATCAAAAAGCTAAACATGTGTTTAAAGAAAATGGGGATGCTATAGTCATAGGTTCGGATACTGTCGTCGTTTGCGATGGAAAGGTATTTGGTAAACCAAAATCGAAAGATGATGCTAAAAAGATGCTCACCGACTTATCGGGAGCTGAACATATTGTATACACAGGCGTTGCAATTCTATCGAATGGATTAAAGGATGTATTTTATGATGCGACTGTGGTTAAGTTTCATGAATATAATGATTACATGAAAAACTTAATAGACGAGTATATTGCTTCAGGCGACCCGTTCGACAAAGCCGGTTCATATGGAATACAAGGGGCTGGATCACTTTTAATCGAATCTATAAAGGGTGATTTTTATTCAGTCATGGGTCTACCTGTCAGTCGTGTCAGTAGAGCATTAGATGCATTTAAATAATTAATTTACCCTAAATAATCGGATACTCAATTGCTAAATTAGAGTATTTATTATAAAATTTAGGCATGAGCGTTAATACGGAGGTCTTATGAAAGTAGTAGTTGTAGGTGCAGGAAAAGTTGGGGAAACTATATGTCAGGAATTGTATGAAAATACCGATATAGTTTTAATAGATACAAATCCAAGAGTAATAGATAATATTTTTTCAATGTATGATATCCAAGCTGTCGTTGGCAATGGTGCAAATGTTAATGTTCAGAATGAGGCGATGGTTGGAGAGTCCGATATATTTTTAGCTGTGACAAATTCTGATGAGCTAAATATAGTTTCCTGTATCATTGCAAAAAAACTAGGAGCTAAATATACGATAGCCAGGGTTAGAAATCCTGAGTATCATGAGAGTGTCGATTTTATTATGAGTTCTCTCGGAATCACCGGACTTATCAATCCCGAAGAGGAGTCAGCTGCGGTACTTTCCGAGATACTAAAGTACCCTAATGCTTTAAGTATAGAGTCTTTTGCAAATGGGAAAGTTAATATGGTTGAGGTTGCGATAGATGAGGATAATTATCTAGTAGATATGACTCTAAAGGACTTCAGCTCTTCTTTTGATGGTAAGCTGCTAGTTTGTATAATAGAGCGTCATGACGAGGTTATAATTCCGACCGGAGATACCGTAATAAATTCAGGAGATAATATTCATGTAACCGGAAGCATGGAGGACTTGCACAAGTTTTACAATAGTTTGGGGAAAATAGATTCCCAAATTAAGTCAACTATGATTATCGGTGGAGGAAAACTGACTTATTATTTAATAACCAAGTTGTTAAAAAGAGGTATGGATATTAAATTGATTGAAGTTAATATGGATAGAGCTTTAGAGTTTGCTAATGATTTTCCTGAAATCATCGTTATAAATGCCGATGGTACCGATCAAGAGGTGCTTGAAGAAGAGGGGATATCTGAGTATGATTCCTGTATTGCACTAACGGGTATAGATGAAGAAAATATAATGATTTCATTATTTGCTAAGTACATGAATGTTAAAAAATGCGTTGCCAAGGTCAATAGGACGTCAATATTAAAACTGCTTCCTCAAGTCGGACTGGATACCATTATAACTCCAAAGAGGATAATAGCTGATAAGATTGTAAGATTTGCAAGAAGTAGATTGGCAGCAGGTGAATCTGAAATGGAAAGATTGTACAAACTTGCAGATAGAAAAGTAGAGGCAATGGAGTTTACTGCTAAAGAAAATTCGGAAGTAATTGGAATTCCTCTGATGGATTTAAATATTAAAGAGAATACACTGGTAACTATAATTCATAGAAATGGTGATTTGATATTTCCCGGAGGTCGCGATTCAGTTAATGTAGGAGATAGAGTTGCAATCGTCACTACACAGGAAAATATAGTTACACTGGATGACATTATAAAAAAGTAGGTATATAGATGAACATTCGATTGGTTAAAGTTACGCTTGGAAGAATATTAATGCTTGAGGCATTTTTTATGGTTCTTCCGCTAGCTGTAGCGATTTATTTTGGTGAGGATTTTCAGAATATCATGTCCTTTCTCTTGGTAATTGCGACTCTTTTGATACTGGGGAGCATTGCTAAAAGAGAAAATATTGAAGGACTTAGCTTCGGAGTTAAGGACGGTTTTGGCATAGTTGCACTGTCGTGGATTCTTATGTCTTTTTTTGGGAGCTTACCATTCATAATAAGTGGACAAATACCAAGCCTTATTAATGCAGTCTTTGAAACTGCATCGGGTTTTACGACAACAGGAGCAAGCATTCTGGTCGATGTAGAAGCATTGTCGCCTTCGATGCTATTTTGGAGGAGTTTTACGCACTTTATCGGTGGTATGGGGATACTGGTTTTTGCTTTGGCTGTACTGCCCAAGTCCTCGAAAGGTTCAGTGCATATTATGAGAGCTGAAGTTCCCGGACCTTCGTTTGGTAAACTCGTTTCTAAAATAGATATAACTGCAAAGATACTCTATAAGATTTATGTCGTAATGACGGCTGTACTCATAATTATATTGATAATAGCCGGAATGAAACCATTTGATGCAATGATTCATGCATTTGGAGCTGCAGGAACCGGCGGGTTCAGTAATAAAGCTGCCAGTGTAGGTCATTATAATAGTGCTGCAATAGATTATATCCTCGGAATAGCGATGTTATTGTTCGGTGTAAACTTCAATCTGTATTATTTAATACTCATAGGAAGATTAAAGGATGTATTTAGAAGTGAAGAGTTAAAAGTGTATTTAGCAATTTATTTTGGAGCAGTCATCGCCATATGTGTCAATATAAGCGGGTCTTATACTTCCTTAACTAAAATGTTCAGAGATGTATTCTTTACAGCATCTTCAATTATGTCAACCACAGGATACGCAACCGCAGACTTTGCCAAATGGCCATTATTTTCACACTATATACTCCTAATGCTAATGTTTATCGGATCATGCGCAGGGTCAACGGCAGGAGGATTAAAAATTTCCAGGGTTATAATACTCTTTAAATCCGGATTAAATGAGCTAAAAAGGGCACTGAACCCAAATAGGGTTATTGCAGTAGTAGAAGATGGAAGATCACTCCCTAATAGTATTGTTAAAGGTGCACATATGTATCTTATACTATATATTGGAATATTTGTAAGCATATTATTTATAATATCGATTAAAGAACATGACTTTGCAACTGCATTTAGTGCCGTTGCAGCCACACTTAATAATATAGGACCTGGACTTGCATCAGTCGGACCAACTGAAAGTTATGCTTATTTCGGTAAGTTTTCAAAAGTAGTGCTTACTTTTGCAATGATAATCGGAAGACTTGAGATATTCCCGGTACTGGTTTTATTTAGCCCAAATACTTGGAGTAAAAAGTAATAGATTTAAATAATAAATCGGAGAAATCATGAGAAAAAAGAAAGATATTGTTTTAAAAGTTGAAAAGTTAATATTTCCCAATCTAGCAGAGGGGATTTATAATGATAAAAAAGTCCGGGTAAAAAATGCAATACCCGGACAAACTTTGAGAGTGGTTCTAGGCAAGAATAGAAAGTCATATAGAGATGCTAAGCAGATTGAAATCATCGAAAGGTCGATTCTTGAAACCAATGAACCATGCAAGGCATATGAAAAGTGTGGAGGTTGTAATTATCAAACTCTACCACTGGATGTAGAATTAGAGATGAAGAAACAAGCCATCAGTGAATTATTCTATGACAATGCTGGAAATTATGAAATCAAAGTACATGAAAATCCTAAACCTATAGGTTATAGAAATAAAATGGAATACACCTTTGGTGATGAAGTGAAAGATGGCCCGCTAATCCTTGGATTGCACAGAAAAGGAAGATACTACGAGATTGTAGATACGAGCGGATGTAATATCGTCCATTCGGATTTTGAAATCATCAGAGCGGCTGTGATGGATTACTTCAGCAGAATAGGGAAAAAACACTATAGAAAAATGTCGGCACAAGGATTTTTAAGACATTTAGTAATCAGATGCGGTTTTAACACCAAGGAATTAATGGTAAACCTGGTGACAACGACTCAAGATTCATTAGACTATGAAGAGTTTAATGAAGTACTATTAAATTTAGAGCTGGAAAATGAGATAGTCAGTATTCTCCACACTAAAAATGACGATCCGGCAGATGCAGTAAAATCTGATGAAACTATAGTTTTACATGGAAGAGATTATATATATGAAGAGATACTTGGACTAAGATTTAAAATATCAGCTTTTTCTTTTTTTCAACCAAATGTATTCGGAATCGAAAAACTGTACTCCAGAGTTCTTGAAATGGCAGGAAACTTAGAAGAAATCACAGCTTATGATTTATATTCCGGTACCGGAACAATAAGCCAAATTCTAGCCAAAAAAGCAAAGAAGGTAATCGGAGTAGAAATAGTTGAAGAGGCTGTAGAAGCTGCAAAGAATAATGCAGAACTAAATGGCATCACAAATGTCGAATTCAGAGCAAATGATGTCCTAAAAGAACTTGAAAACCTAAAAGGTGCGCCTCAGTTAATAGTTCTAGATCCGCCAAGATCCGGGATTAATCCTAAGGCATTAGAAAAAATACTCGACTTTAATCCCTTAAAATTTATATACATTTCATGTAATCCAAAGACTCTGGCGGCAGATTTTAACAGCTTTATAGATAGAGGCTACAAGCTCGTAAATCTGGAATTATATGACCAGTTTACCAGAACTTATCATGTGGAGATGGTGGGGGTTTTTGAGAAAATTTGAGATTAAGGATTTTAAAATTTATGAGGAAGAGATAGATTTTTAAATTTCAAGTAAAGATTAAAAAACGTATACCATGTAGTCATGTAGCGATTGCATTTCTACTCTCATAGGATATTATTAATAGAATTAAAGAGTTCTAATCCATACATTTAAAATATAAGATGTATGGATTTTTATATTAAAGATTTCTGTTTTGTAATAAAACAAACACATTTCATACAAAAGTTCTCGGTAAAATGTAGTTGTAATAAGGAAACAGTATTACAATACAAACAAAACCAAAAGAGAGAAGGAAAATAGAATGTTAAAGAAAAAAATATTACCAATCGGAGCAGCAGCTCTAGTACTTATAGGAATGACAGCTTGTGGTCAAAAAACAGACAAGAAAAAAGCGGCAGCTACAGATGTAAACAAAAAGCCTGCCATCGTTCAAAATAAAAATCAAAAATCAGCTCCAAAGGCTGAAATTAAGAAAGCAGCTCCTGAAACTAAAAAAGTAGCTCCTGTTAAAAAAGCAGCACCAAAAGCTAAAAAAGCAGTTCCTGTAAAAAAGGCTGCACCGGCTAAAAAAGCACCGGAAGTAAAAAAAGATGAAAAGAAATCAGATCCTAAAGCCGGAGTAAAAACACCAGCTCCAAAAACTAAAAATAAGAAAAATAATTAATAATACTCAGAGATAATTAATTAAATAAGTAAATTAGTTTACGTATACACCGCACGTAAGTGAGGGCAGAGGTCTTCCTCTCGCGGGCGGACAATTAAAAGAATTAAACTTACATATAAGCAATCATACTTAAATTCATACTCCCTAAAAATTGCTCACCATTAGGGGCTTTTTTATTTGTGTGAATACTCTTAATAATATCTAAAATTAAAAACTACTACTAATATATTGGTCACGAAAGTTTAGGATATAGTGAATTATTTTGGGTGAAATAGATTTAGGATTTTCAACAGATGTAAAATAGCCTTCATAATATGAAATTCGAATTTGGTTACTATTAAGCAAAGATCAACTATAAATATTATAAGCTTACGACTTTGTAATAAAACAAACACATTTCATACAAAAGTTCTCGGTAAAATGTAGTTGTAATAAGGAAACAGTATTACAATACAAACAAAACCAAAAGAGAGAAGGAAAATAGAATGTTAAAGAAAAAAATATTACCAATCGGAGCAGCAGCTCTAGTACTTATAGGAATGACAGCTTGTGGTCAAAAAACAGACAAGAAAAAAGCGGCAGCTACAGATGTAAACAAAAAGCCTGCCATCGTTCAAAATAAAAATCAAAAATCAGCTCCAAAGGCTGAAATTAAGAAAGCAGCTCCTGAAACTAAAAAAGTAGCTTCTGCAAAAAAAGCGGCACCTACGAAAAAAGCTGCCCCTGCTAAAAAAGCACCGGAAGTAAAAAAAGAGGAAAAGAAAGCAGCTCCTAAAGCCGGAGTAAAAACACCAGCTCCAAAAACTGAAAACAAGAAAAACAACTAATACATACTTGTATTTTGGTATGTTTAAATAAACTTTAATAAATTCACCGCACGTAAGTAGGGAGAGCAGAAGCTTTCCCTTCGCGGGCGGACAATTAGCAAATGAGATAATAGCAATCATCACAATATAAATCATACTCTCCTTTAAAGGCATATGTAAACCATATGTCTTTTTGCTTTATAAGAGTATGGATTTATAGATAATTACAAAGATTTTGGTTTATATTGTAAGCTTTCGGGATTATTAATAGATTTTGCAGAGCATAAAAAATGAGGTTAAGAAATCGGAATCAAATCAAAGACTATTAACTTGCTGTCCAGGTTAAGTAATTGATAAGAATGGAGACATTTTGAAAAGCAAATAATGATTAAAGTGTAGGTGAACTCCTAGCAGTTTAATGTCGTGAATCTAATGATTTGTTATTTATTCAATCGCAGGAACGATACCGGATTTTATCTTACTAAACTGTAACTTGTATAATGAGGGCTTTTATAATACCATATACTTAAGATAAAGTATAAACAATGAATAGGTAAACTCGTAATTACGTAATGAATCTTACCATGATAGTCAAAAAAATAACGAAAAATCACACTTAGACTATCTATAAGTGTTGGTATCAAAAGGAGGAAGACATGAAAAAAATTATATTGTTAGTAGCTGCTGTTTTTATTTTAGTAGCTTGTAAGGGACCTATGAGCATGGTAAATCTGGGTAAGCGTACAGAATCTGTTGGATTAAATCCAGATGTACGTGCAAAAGAGCATGTTATGAAGCTCAAGGAATTTAAAATTGAAGATATCACTAAGAATTTAGAAGTTGGTGTACCGCATCATAAGGATGATATTCTTGAATACGGTATGAGATACGTATTTGATAATGGCGCAGAAGCAACCATTGGGGATGGGATGCTATATTATTATAATGCTAGTGCAAAATATCACGTTGATTACTTGAACTCACTAATAGACTATACTTCAGTAGTGGATGAGGAAGGTCTTAGAATTTGTAATGGCTTTTTTACTAAAATTGGAGTTTCAAATTTGAAACTCGTAGGTACTCACTTTGCAGATGTTGACACCATAATAGATAAGATCAATGGTGGTGAAGATATCATGATCGGTAAAGATGGTAGTGGAGTGAATATTAGAGAAAAACTTATGGATATAAAAATCTTTAAGTTCGCGAAATCTCTTGGAGGTTTAAACATTGCAGGAGATGGTGTGAATTTAGATAATGACAAAAGACTTTTAGAATCGGAAGTATATATTATCATAAATGGTGATTCTATAATCTTTGCTCGTATGGAGTTCTTACCTGAGGAAATAATAAAAAGTAGAGATGCCAATATTATCACTGAAGAAGTTGCCAGGGAAATATTGACGAAAGAATATGCAAAAACCGATGGAAATAATGACTTAAAGATAGAAAATACAGAACTTACATTAATAACTAAACCGGAAAAAATAATGAATCACTTAAAAAAATCAAATATAGAATATTCTCCGGCATATAAATTTGTAATAGATGATAGCTATGAAAAGGGCGGAGAAGTCTATAAATACTCTAAAACCATCTATATAGATGCTTTAAAAGGAAAAGTGCTAGGTCTTTAATTATGGAATAACTTGATTTAAGATAGCAGTATTTCTTGTATTTACTAAAAAATAAATAATAAGCAAATGAAACATATATAAAGAGCCGAGTTGGAAACCAATTAGGCTCTTTTATAGTGGAGTAATACTAAACAGAGTTTATGACGAATGAGTCAGGATAAAATTAAAACTGAAGGAATAATGTGAATCAAAATCAAATTTTTGTTAAGAAATTTTAATAATATCTTTTTAATTAAATTTTATATAGATTTTTAATTGAGTTTATATGCGTATATTTATTTGAGTTTTAATACATATGAAAAAGACTAGATTATACGTAATCCGTCGTTGTTAAAAAGTTAAATAAAAATCATTATATTACAAAAATTTGCGACATTTGATATAAATCTAACTGATAATATTTATCAAATGTGATAAAATGCGTATTTATAGAATAATTCAGTTCGTAAGTTGCATGAAATGATGGTATAATATATATCAAATAATGTTCTTTTTTAGAGCTGAGGAGGGAGATTTATGGAAATGGGTATTAGCTTAAATATTTACCAAACCACAGGATTTGCCATTATCATTCTGTTAATTGGTAGGTTTTTAAGAAAAAAAGTAAGCTTTTTTCAGAAGTTTGCAATTCCCGCTCCGGTTATTGGTGGTTTAATATTTGCTATTATTAATACAACTTTGAGAATGACCGGAACCTTGAATATTGAGTTTGACTCAACACTTCAAGAATTTTTTATGGTTCTCTTTTTTACCAGTATAGGATTTAATGCGAGTATAATGGTATTAAAGAAAGGTGGGAAGAAGGTAGTTATCTTTCTAGGAGTAGCAGTGCTGCTTTGTATTTTACAAAATGCTGTTGCAGTAGGTTTATCAGGTGTGGTTGGAATGGATCCAAAACTGGCTCTTATGACGGGTTCAACACCTATGACCGGTGGACATGGAACAGCTGCTGCAATGGCTAAAGAAGTCGAGGGTGCAGGAATACAAGGTGCTGAGGCTATGGCTATAGCTGCAGCCACTTTTGGACTAATTGCAGGTTCACTTATGGGAGGACCTGTTGGGAACTGGTTAATCACAAAAAATAATCTGTTGACCGAAAAGCTTAAAGAACAAAGGGGAGATCCGGATGTTGACGAATCCCTTATAAAGGAAGAAAAATTACCACTTGACGGTGGTAGGATTGCTATGGCGCTATTTATGTTACTTATAGCAATTGGTGTAGGTACTTATTTAACTAATTTATTAAATTATTTACTTAAATTGGTTATGCCATTAGGTAAATTCCCAATCTATATTGGACCGATAATCGTAGGTATAATACTTAGAAATGTCTCAGAAGGCAAGAAAAATTTTGTACCTATTGAAGAAGTCCAGGTAATAGGAGATGCAGCTCTTAATGTGTTCCTAGCTATGGCTCTAATGTCTGTTAGACTTTGGGAACTTGCTGCAGTTGCGGGACCTATGGTTGTTTTATTACTGGGACAAGCGCTTTTAATGGTATTATTTGCAATGCTTATAACTTACAATCTGATGGGAAGAAATTACGATGCGGCAGTTATGGCTGCAGGTCACTGTGGATTCGGTCTTGGAGCGACACCAAATGGAGTTGCGAATATGGACTCTGTATGTGATAAGTTCGTATATTCTAAATTGGCATTCTTTGTAATACCGATAGTTGGAGGAATGTTCATAGACTTATTTAATGTATTTATCATTACATTCTTTTTAAATATCGTATAATTAAAAGAATAAAGGCAGCCTCGAGGTTGTCTTTATTCTTTTGTTTTTTTAAATATTAAATAAAACATAAAAAGTTTCCATACAGTTTATTTTATGGTATAATTCTCTAATGTTATTTGTTTAATTATGGCTTATTATCAAGTCTTACAAATCTGTAAGACTATTTCAAGCCATATGGGATATAATAACTGATGGGAGTTGGTTATGTGTTAGATATTAAAAAGCTTAGCTTTGAAGAAAAACTTGTATTTATTACTTCAATTAGTTTAATGCTGCCTTATTATGTTGGAGCAACTGTATTAATACTAAACTTTATATATATTGTAAAATCTCAAAAACTGGATTCTTTAATTGTAAACAGTGAAGAAAATAAGTGGCTAATGGGGTTTATACTCTACAGTTTTGTCGTAAGTATTATTTTTCAGAATTACTTAGGCCTTTTGGCTACTTTTGGAATTTTGGTATTTTTTGTGTTTTTCATCTATAATACCAGATACCTCAGTCAAAAATTGGTAGAGTCAATATTGACGACCATGATACTGATTAGTTCAGTATGGTTTTTAAATACTATTTTCAAAGCTGCATTTGTGTTTTTCCTTTCAGGCGAAGGGATTGACGGATTTTTGAAATTCATATCTTTTAATAGAGCGGATTCAGTATTTTTTAATCCAAATTACTATGGTATGGTTGGGGATTTTATGTTCTTGATAGGACTTAAAAGGTATATAGACAATCATGAAAAGAGAATCAAATTCCTATATGGGACATATTTAGTAATAGCAGCTATGGCGGTCTACCTTTCAGGATCGAGAGGAGCACAAATCGCGTTGATTTTTGGTGCATTGGCTCTTTCTATTAATCTTAAGGATTACAAGACTACGAATCTTCTAATTCTTGGAATTACCGTCGGTTTAGGACTGGTGATTATAACAGGAAATATGGCAAATACAAGACTTGCAACAGTTACTCAGGATTATGGTTTGAGAAGAAGTATCTGGGGATCTTCTATTAGATTTATTAATAAGCATATGCTGATAGGGGCAGGTCCATTAGGCATACAGGCCGTGTATGATTTAATCAGGTCCAGAGAAGTAATACACTCTCACAATATTTTACTGGATTTTTTAGTAAATTATGGATTGACAGGAATGGTCTTGATT
The sequence above is a segment of the Peptoniphilaceae bacterium AMB_02 genome. Coding sequences within it:
- the rlmD gene encoding 23S rRNA (uracil(1939)-C(5))-methyltransferase RlmD; its protein translation is MRKKKDIVLKVEKLIFPNLAEGIYNDKKVRVKNAIPGQTLRVVLGKNRKSYRDAKQIEIIERSILETNEPCKAYEKCGGCNYQTLPLDVELEMKKQAISELFYDNAGNYEIKVHENPKPIGYRNKMEYTFGDEVKDGPLILGLHRKGRYYEIVDTSGCNIVHSDFEIIRAAVMDYFSRIGKKHYRKMSAQGFLRHLVIRCGFNTKELMVNLVTTTQDSLDYEEFNEVLLNLELENEIVSILHTKNDDPADAVKSDETIVLHGRDYIYEEILGLRFKISAFSFFQPNVFGIEKLYSRVLEMAGNLEEITAYDLYSGTGTISQILAKKAKKVIGVEIVEEAVEAAKNNAELNGITNVEFRANDVLKELENLKGAPQLIVLDPPRSGINPKALEKILDFNPLKFIYISCNPKTLAADFNSFIDRGYKLVNLELYDQFTRTYHVEMVGVFEKI
- the trkA gene encoding Trk system potassium transporter TrkA is translated as MKVVVVGAGKVGETICQELYENTDIVLIDTNPRVIDNIFSMYDIQAVVGNGANVNVQNEAMVGESDIFLAVTNSDELNIVSCIIAKKLGAKYTIARVRNPEYHESVDFIMSSLGITGLINPEEESAAVLSEILKYPNALSIESFANGKVNMVEVAIDEDNYLVDMTLKDFSSSFDGKLLVCIIERHDEVIIPTGDTVINSGDNIHVTGSMEDLHKFYNSLGKIDSQIKSTMIIGGGKLTYYLITKLLKRGMDIKLIEVNMDRALEFANDFPEIIVINADGTDQEVLEEEGISEYDSCIALTGIDEENIMISLFAKYMNVKKCVAKVNRTSILKLLPQVGLDTIITPKRIIADKIVRFARSRLAAGESEMERLYKLADRKVEAMEFTAKENSEVIGIPLMDLNIKENTLVTIIHRNGDLIFPGGRDSVNVGDRVAIVTTQENIVTLDDIIKK
- a CDS encoding O-antigen ligase family protein — translated: MLDIKKLSFEEKLVFITSISLMLPYYVGATVLILNFIYIVKSQKLDSLIVNSEENKWLMGFILYSFVVSIIFQNYLGLLATFGILVFFVFFIYNTRYLSQKLVESILTTMILISSVWFLNTIFKAAFVFFLSGEGIDGFLKFISFNRADSVFFNPNYYGMVGDFMFLIGLKRYIDNHEKRIKFLYGTYLVIAAMAVYLSGSRGAQIALIFGALALSINLKDYKTTNLLILGITVGLGLVIITGNMANTRLATVTQDYGLRRSIWGSSIRFINKHMLIGAGPLGIQAVYDLIRSREVIHSHNILLDFLVNYGLTGMVLIYPFAQAIIDRINKIKNSEQFGLIFALTVTILIHGIVDVTIFWHQTAFIYFLLVFSAAGSPVAEFSTIKVSELKPVVRASASGNFRNIG
- the gltS gene encoding sodium/glutamate symporter — its product is MEMGISLNIYQTTGFAIIILLIGRFLRKKVSFFQKFAIPAPVIGGLIFAIINTTLRMTGTLNIEFDSTLQEFFMVLFFTSIGFNASIMVLKKGGKKVVIFLGVAVLLCILQNAVAVGLSGVVGMDPKLALMTGSTPMTGGHGTAAAMAKEVEGAGIQGAEAMAIAAATFGLIAGSLMGGPVGNWLITKNNLLTEKLKEQRGDPDVDESLIKEEKLPLDGGRIAMALFMLLIAIGVGTYLTNLLNYLLKLVMPLGKFPIYIGPIIVGIILRNVSEGKKNFVPIEEVQVIGDAALNVFLAMALMSVRLWELAAVAGPMVVLLLGQALLMVLFAMLITYNLMGRNYDAAVMAAGHCGFGLGATPNGVANMDSVCDKFVYSKLAFFVIPIVGGMFIDLFNVFIITFFLNIV
- a CDS encoding glucose-6-phosphate isomerase, whose translation is MGELKLDLKYSGVLENLTGVETKALAALKSLQTGDRPGNDFLGWVELPTKYDKEEFDRIKRVTAKIRNDSEVLVVIGIGGSYLGARAVIEALSKRYRKEKELEVLFAGNHLSSTELLELLEYIQDKQVSLNVISKSGTTTEPAIAFRFLKKFMEDKYGKIEAADRIYVTTDKSKGALKQLAEDEGYESFVVPDDVGGRYSVLTAVGLLPIAAAGIDIDELMKGAKVAQTEYLVEDPDNNAVRYAIARKLLYDGGKDIEILVNYEPGLHYIAEWWKQLFGESEGKDGKGIYPASAGFTTDLHSLGQLIQDGKRNLFETVINIEKPRFDLKILEDSENLDGLNYLAGKTVDYVNKKAIEGTLMAHVDGGVPNLRITIPELNEYNLGKLLYFFMVSCGISGYLNEVNPFDQPGVEAYKKNMFKLLGKPGVN
- a CDS encoding nucleoside triphosphate pyrophosphatase yields the protein MKRLILASKSPRRKELLALCGFDFSTVPADIDEEKITDSILRDINNENRFSELVMELSYQKAKHVFKENGDAIVIGSDTVVVCDGKVFGKPKSKDDAKKMLTDLSGAEHIVYTGVAILSNGLKDVFYDATVVKFHEYNDYMKNLIDEYIASGDPFDKAGSYGIQGAGSLLIESIKGDFYSVMGLPVSRVSRALDAFK
- a CDS encoding TrkH family potassium uptake protein, with protein sequence MNIRLVKVTLGRILMLEAFFMVLPLAVAIYFGEDFQNIMSFLLVIATLLILGSIAKRENIEGLSFGVKDGFGIVALSWILMSFFGSLPFIISGQIPSLINAVFETASGFTTTGASILVDVEALSPSMLFWRSFTHFIGGMGILVFALAVLPKSSKGSVHIMRAEVPGPSFGKLVSKIDITAKILYKIYVVMTAVLIIILIIAGMKPFDAMIHAFGAAGTGGFSNKAASVGHYNSAAIDYILGIAMLLFGVNFNLYYLILIGRLKDVFRSEELKVYLAIYFGAVIAICVNISGSYTSLTKMFRDVFFTASSIMSTTGYATADFAKWPLFSHYILLMLMFIGSCAGSTAGGLKISRVIILFKSGLNELKRALNPNRVIAVVEDGRSLPNSIVKGAHMYLILYIGIFVSILFIISIKEHDFATAFSAVAATLNNIGPGLASVGPTESYAYFGKFSKVVLTFAMIIGRLEIFPVLVLFSPNTWSKK